The following are encoded in a window of Haladaptatus sp. R4 genomic DNA:
- a CDS encoding glucosaminidase domain-containing protein, whose translation MKPNRRRFLKGASVAGLTTMSGLAFSGTTTAASYTIDSDLRQTVGISGSQLDSAVDSVSPGSPLVGLGDTWVDVQNNRNINAVYMAAHAALESAWGRSNIAQEKNNIYGFNARDICPAECADGYASFEQCVRQVMAYVDEEYLSTDGTYYEGSTLRGMNVHYASDDQWAEKIADIMNDIAAELPSGGGGDGGSGGFADGDQVAPTTALHTRKQPGTDQTVVATISAGEVGEIMNGPIDKDGYTWWGVHWLDRGVWGWSVERYLTDA comes from the coding sequence ATGAAACCCAATCGACGGCGGTTCCTGAAAGGTGCGAGTGTCGCCGGACTCACCACGATGAGTGGTTTGGCGTTCAGCGGCACGACGACTGCCGCGTCCTACACGATAGACAGCGACCTTCGGCAGACCGTCGGAATCTCCGGTAGCCAGCTCGACTCGGCGGTCGATTCGGTGTCGCCGGGGAGTCCGCTCGTCGGGCTCGGCGACACGTGGGTCGACGTCCAGAACAATCGAAACATCAACGCGGTGTACATGGCGGCCCACGCCGCGCTCGAATCGGCGTGGGGACGGAGCAACATCGCACAGGAGAAGAACAACATCTACGGCTTCAACGCACGGGACATCTGCCCGGCGGAGTGTGCCGACGGATACGCGTCGTTCGAACAGTGTGTCCGCCAAGTGATGGCGTACGTTGACGAGGAGTACCTCTCCACGGACGGGACGTACTACGAAGGTTCGACGCTGCGCGGCATGAACGTCCACTACGCGTCGGACGACCAGTGGGCGGAGAAGATCGCAGACATCATGAACGACATCGCCGCAGAGCTTCCCTCGGGCGGTGGCGGCGACGGCGGAAGCGGCGGCTTCGCCGACGGCGACCAAGTGGCACCGACGACGGCGTTGCACACCCGGAAACAGCCCGGTACGGACCAGACGGTCGTCGCAACGATCTCGGCTGGCGAGGTCGGCGAGATCATGAACGGTCCCATCGACAAGGACGGGTACACCTGGTGGGGCGTCCACTGGCTCGACCGCGGCGTGTGGGGCTGGTCGGTCGAACGCTACCTCACCGACGCATAG